A genomic window from Nocardioides sp. BP30 includes:
- a CDS encoding NADP-dependent oxidoreductase, producing the protein MKAVRFHEYGDSDVLRFEDTEVPVPDAGEVRIRVAGTSFNPVDDGIRGGYLQEVFPVQLPHTPGIDVSGTVDALGADVTGLEIGEAVVGFLGMIAEGAAAEYVVAPVAALTRAPATIPLGDAAALPLVGLTAWQALFEVGRLAAGQRVLINGAGGAVGGYAVQLAKRVGAHVTATASPASVDRVRAAGADEIVDHTSATVAEAVAEPFDLVLNLARVEPTALAALAALVRPGGLVANTVVIMPAPADDARGVRGVNVFLRPDTEQLAELVAAVDRGELRVDVAERVGLADLPALHARAAAGQVSGKVVVLPALTAS; encoded by the coding sequence ATGAAGGCAGTGCGATTCCACGAGTACGGCGACAGCGACGTCCTCCGCTTCGAGGACACCGAGGTGCCCGTCCCCGATGCGGGCGAGGTGCGGATCCGGGTCGCCGGGACGAGCTTCAATCCCGTCGACGACGGCATCCGGGGTGGCTACCTGCAGGAGGTCTTCCCGGTGCAGTTGCCACACACGCCGGGGATCGACGTCTCCGGCACCGTCGACGCCTTGGGCGCCGATGTCACCGGCCTGGAGATCGGCGAGGCGGTGGTCGGGTTCCTCGGCATGATCGCCGAGGGTGCGGCGGCGGAGTACGTCGTCGCACCGGTCGCGGCGCTGACGCGTGCGCCCGCGACCATCCCGCTGGGCGATGCAGCGGCGCTTCCCCTGGTCGGTCTCACCGCGTGGCAGGCGCTGTTCGAGGTCGGGCGGCTCGCCGCGGGTCAGCGTGTCCTGATCAACGGCGCCGGCGGCGCCGTCGGTGGCTATGCGGTGCAGCTGGCCAAGCGGGTCGGCGCCCACGTCACCGCGACCGCCAGCCCTGCCAGCGTCGACCGCGTCCGGGCGGCCGGTGCCGACGAGATCGTGGACCACACCTCGGCGACCGTCGCCGAGGCCGTCGCCGAGCCGTTCGACCTGGTGCTCAACCTGGCGCGGGTCGAGCCCACTGCGCTGGCCGCTCTCGCCGCGCTTGTCCGCCCCGGTGGGCTGGTGGCGAACACGGTGGTGATCATGCCGGCGCCCGCCGACGACGCGCGCGGGGTGCGGGGGGTCAACGTCTTCCTGCGCCCCGACACCGAGCAGCTCGCCGAGCTGGTCGCGGCGGTCGACCGGGGCGAGCTGCGGGTCGACGTGGCCGAACGGGTCGGTCTCGCCGACCTCCCCGCGCTGCATGCACGAGCAGCTGCCGGGCAGGTCTCGGGCAAGGTGGTGGTGCTGCCGGCGCTCACAGCGTCGTGA
- a CDS encoding SDR family NAD(P)-dependent oxidoreductase, producing MDLELAGRRALVTGASKGIGLAIARALATEGASVIAGALTGSAELDELTRTADVRAVSVDLSSPAGPVALVEEATADGDLDILVNNVGAVRPRLQGFTAITDEDWAWTLGINFLAAVRTMRSAIPHLLQRPGASIVTISSVNAFLPDPGVIDYSAAKGALTNLCKSLSKELGPAVRVNTISPGPVRTDLWLGSGGVAATVGGSSGHDPAEVVRRQESQAATGRFTYPSEIADLALFLASPRAANITGSDFVIDGGLITTL from the coding sequence ATGGATCTCGAGCTCGCCGGTCGCAGGGCACTGGTCACCGGCGCCAGCAAGGGGATCGGGCTGGCCATCGCCCGCGCGCTGGCCACCGAGGGGGCGTCGGTGATCGCCGGCGCCCTGACCGGCAGCGCCGAGCTCGACGAGCTGACCCGGACGGCTGACGTCCGGGCGGTCTCGGTCGACCTCTCCAGCCCGGCCGGTCCGGTCGCCCTGGTCGAGGAGGCGACGGCCGACGGGGACCTGGACATCCTGGTGAACAACGTCGGCGCCGTACGACCCCGGCTGCAGGGATTCACCGCCATCACCGACGAGGACTGGGCCTGGACCCTCGGGATCAACTTCCTCGCTGCGGTGCGCACGATGCGCAGCGCGATCCCCCACCTGCTCCAGCGGCCGGGCGCCAGCATCGTCACGATCAGCTCGGTCAACGCGTTCCTGCCCGATCCGGGCGTGATCGACTACAGCGCCGCCAAGGGCGCCCTGACCAACCTGTGCAAGTCGCTCTCCAAGGAGCTGGGCCCGGCCGTCCGGGTCAACACGATCAGCCCGGGGCCGGTGCGCACCGACCTGTGGCTCGGCAGCGGGGGCGTCGCGGCGACGGTCGGCGGGAGCAGCGGCCACGACCCTGCGGAGGTGGTACGGCGCCAGGAGTCCCAGGCTGCCACCGGCCGCTTCACCTACCCCTCCGAGATCGCCGATCTCGCGCTGTTCCTCGCGAGCCCGCGCGCGGCGAACATCACCGGCAGTGACTTCGTCATCGACGGGGGCCTGATCACGACGCTGTGA
- a CDS encoding MarR family winged helix-turn-helix transcriptional regulator, which yields MSNEPLLDRTQLGAYFALVEVAGLLRHAVDQQLRDVGDLSYVQFQLLARLGESSAGTQRMTDLADGVVYSRSGLTYQVSLLEKAGLLTRGASPEDERVVTVAITEDGRERLAAVLPGHAAIVRDLLFGPLSHDDARTLERLLEPVRDHMRSAPPRSAASRRPKGGRERP from the coding sequence ATGAGCAACGAGCCGCTCCTCGACCGGACGCAGCTGGGGGCCTACTTCGCGCTCGTCGAGGTCGCAGGGCTGCTCCGGCACGCCGTCGACCAGCAGCTGCGCGACGTGGGCGACCTGAGCTACGTGCAGTTCCAGCTGCTGGCCCGCCTGGGTGAGTCCTCGGCCGGCACGCAGCGCATGACCGACCTGGCCGACGGCGTGGTCTACAGCCGCAGCGGACTGACCTATCAGGTGAGCCTGCTGGAGAAGGCCGGCCTCCTCACGCGGGGAGCCTCGCCGGAGGACGAGCGGGTGGTCACGGTGGCGATCACCGAAGACGGACGCGAGCGCTTGGCCGCCGTCCTCCCCGGACACGCCGCGATCGTCCGCGACCTGCTCTTCGGACCGCTCTCGCACGACGACGCCCGCACCCTCGAGCGGCTCCTGGAGCCGGTGCGGGACCACATGCGCTCGGCGCCGCCCCGATCCGCCGCATCCCGGCGGCCCAAGGGCGGGCGGGAGCGGCCGTAG